TCGTTACATCAGACATCGAGTTCAAATCACTTGTACAAGAAAGATGCAAAGGAAACCTTCAGGACATCGAGCTCAGGGGCTGGTCAGAGGATGGGCCGGAAATAGTTGCCCGCACTATTTGAGGCTGCATTCAGGAATGTCTGAAGAAGCAAGGATACGCGACGGGATAGAACTGGCCTCGGCAAGGAAGAGGTTGCAAGAGCTTGAGGCCAGAAAAACTGTCCTGTTGGCGCATCTTGCAGAATTAAGACAGGTGCTGGCCGGCACGAGGCCGGTTTCAGAGCTCAGCTCCGAGATGATATCCCGGTTCACCATAGATGTCAGAGGCGCCACTGACAGGTTCCTGCTCAGGGGCATCGAGGACAAGCTCGATTCTCTAGCAAGGGAGACCGATGCAAAGATCTTTAAACTTAAAGAGTTGCTGGCCCATGCAGCAATATGCCCACGGTGTAACGGCTCAGGTTCGATAGTTAAAGAGAGTGTAGAGAGGGACCCTGACAACGCGCCGGTTACACACATGACAGTCAGCAGCTGCCCCCAGTGTGGCGGCTCCGGTAAGGCAGAGGCTGAGATGATCTGATAGGACCGATATACTCTGCACTGTACGAAGCAGCCGTCAGCGAAAAGCAGATAGAGTCAAAGGGCAGAGCGTCAAAGGCCGGACACGAGTTTGAGGACAGGGTGGCAGAGGCGCTTGTTACGTTTTCTTCGGTAAGCGGGGTCAAGAAGAGGGCCACACTTGCCTACCCAACACTAT
The sequence above is drawn from the Nitrososphaera viennensis EN76 genome and encodes:
- a CDS encoding DnaJ-like cysteine-rich domain-containing protein, producing MSEEARIRDGIELASARKRLQELEARKTVLLAHLAELRQVLAGTRPVSELSSEMISRFTIDVRGATDRFLLRGIEDKLDSLARETDAKIFKLKELLAHAAICPRCNGSGSIVKESVERDPDNAPVTHMTVSSCPQCGGSGKAEAEMI